A DNA window from Microcystis aeruginosa NIES-843 contains the following coding sequences:
- a CDS encoding tetratricopeptide repeat protein, whose product MKIKKKLTIIIAIATFLLTISPLSAQTTANPVKAVEFYNRGVDRLTAGDYSGAIADFTQALQLEPKDADAYYNRGYAELVLGQYERAIADYTQALTINSNYVNALGNRCYVHYLTKKYEAAVEDCTKAIALNGNFADFFIYRGNAKDDLGRHLEAIEDYTKALSLQGTRGQDRIFYNRALAHNRAGQQEMALRDYNESLKINANFAEAYHNRGLTYYKLGNREKAIADLEEAARLALSQGKQGTAAKSQSAVALIQGQKP is encoded by the coding sequence ATGAAAATTAAGAAAAAATTGACAATTATTATAGCTATAGCGACTTTTTTACTGACTATCTCTCCCCTAAGCGCTCAAACTACCGCTAACCCCGTGAAGGCTGTAGAATTTTATAATCGGGGGGTGGATCGTTTAACCGCAGGGGATTACTCAGGGGCGATCGCTGATTTTACTCAAGCTCTACAATTAGAGCCGAAGGATGCCGATGCTTACTATAATCGCGGCTATGCGGAATTAGTTCTCGGCCAGTACGAGCGAGCGATCGCAGATTATACCCAGGCCTTGACAATCAACTCTAATTATGTTAATGCTCTCGGTAATCGTTGTTATGTGCATTATCTGACGAAAAAATACGAGGCAGCGGTGGAAGATTGCACAAAAGCGATCGCTTTAAACGGAAATTTTGCTGATTTCTTTATTTATCGCGGTAATGCTAAGGATGACTTGGGAAGACACCTAGAAGCGATCGAGGATTACACAAAAGCTTTGAGTTTACAGGGAACTAGAGGACAGGATCGCATTTTCTATAATCGCGCTCTAGCCCATAACCGAGCCGGACAGCAGGAAATGGCTTTAAGGGACTATAATGAGAGTCTGAAAATTAATGCTAATTTTGCCGAAGCGTACCACAATCGGGGTTTGACCTATTATAAATTGGGAAACAGGGAAAAAGCGATCGCTGATTTAGAGGAAGCGGCCCGTCTAGCGTTATCTCAGGGTAAACAGGGGACTGCGGCTAAGTCTCAGTCAGCAGTGGCATTAATTCAGGGTCAAAAGCCTTAA
- a CDS encoding DNA phosphorothioation-associated putative methyltransferase, producing the protein MAENFAVIVQLCQVSPIGKLLPGALYVHREALHQLDPILQNYEQQARINQHLSEATIIKFSTDKPKISYLFYPDFDREPHPALTKSLVVDLGTLILSEWNYQNADNPPILHRKETFVTRDYPLYQEFEHLTKIESALGLLNSSYPIGTKQEWQRLLRKHNLDFAGDYLVCNLEGQKEKSIIIDRHKAALVRKTLSRPARLALAAGLFLPETTFFDYGCGYGGDIERIAEQGYQSEGWDPYYRPDSPLIESDIVNLGYVINVIESAEERQEALLKAWQLTRQVLIVSAQILIDDSERGLMAYEDGIITRRNTFQKYYQQEELKQYIDSTLGVDSIPITLGVYLVFREEEKAEAFRLSRWRSRATTPKIKTHLKCFEDYEDLLTPLMEFYTQQGRLPVAGELLQEEEIKAEFGTFRRAFQVILQVTEAEEWEIIADKRRADLLLYLALSQFSHCPKVRELSPATRADFKALFGSYRNACALAEEVLISAGNLPAIACTCENSSLGKLSRYSLTIHISILEKLPMLLRLYEGCASQTIGRLENANVIRLSFRQPKISYLYYPNFDTEIHPILATSMDVYLGSADFSFRDYRDSPNPPILHEKELLVTADYPNYDKLLRLTQLEKDWGLLEDRKAIERLQGWQKCLEEHCATIKGYQILWRKDADPYKVRILRAKIQTRRNQNKSS; encoded by the coding sequence ATGGCTGAGAATTTCGCCGTAATCGTGCAACTGTGTCAAGTTAGTCCCATCGGTAAACTATTACCGGGGGCGCTTTATGTTCATCGAGAAGCATTACATCAACTGGATCCTATCCTCCAGAATTACGAACAACAAGCAAGAATTAATCAGCATTTATCCGAGGCAACAATAATTAAATTTAGCACCGATAAACCGAAAATATCCTATCTTTTTTATCCCGATTTTGATCGGGAACCTCACCCAGCTTTAACTAAAAGTTTAGTGGTAGATCTGGGGACATTAATCTTAAGTGAATGGAATTATCAAAATGCCGATAATCCGCCCATTTTACACCGAAAAGAAACTTTTGTTACTAGGGACTATCCCCTTTATCAAGAATTCGAGCATCTCACAAAAATCGAGAGTGCTTTAGGACTTTTAAACAGTTCTTATCCCATCGGTACTAAACAGGAATGGCAACGGCTTTTAAGAAAGCATAACCTTGATTTTGCTGGAGATTATTTAGTTTGTAATCTAGAGGGACAAAAGGAAAAATCGATAATAATTGATCGCCACAAGGCTGCTCTTGTTCGCAAAACCCTTTCTCGTCCAGCAAGATTAGCATTAGCGGCGGGATTATTCCTTCCTGAAACCACTTTTTTTGATTACGGTTGTGGTTATGGAGGTGATATAGAACGCATAGCTGAACAGGGTTATCAAAGTGAAGGTTGGGATCCTTATTATCGTCCCGATAGTCCTTTAATTGAATCTGATATTGTTAATTTAGGCTATGTAATTAATGTTATTGAATCCGCCGAAGAACGGCAGGAAGCCTTATTAAAAGCTTGGCAACTAACCCGTCAAGTTTTAATTGTTTCAGCACAGATTCTAATTGATGATAGCGAACGGGGTTTAATGGCCTATGAAGATGGAATTATAACCCGTCGTAATACCTTTCAAAAATACTATCAACAGGAAGAACTAAAACAGTATATTGATAGCACTTTGGGGGTTGATTCTATTCCGATAACTTTGGGAGTTTATCTAGTTTTTCGAGAGGAAGAAAAAGCGGAAGCTTTTCGTTTATCCAGATGGCGTTCCCGCGCTACCACTCCTAAAATTAAAACCCATCTCAAATGCTTTGAAGATTACGAAGATTTATTGACTCCCCTGATGGAATTTTACACCCAGCAGGGACGTTTACCCGTCGCGGGAGAATTATTACAAGAGGAAGAAATTAAGGCAGAATTTGGCACTTTTAGACGCGCTTTTCAAGTTATTTTACAAGTAACAGAAGCGGAAGAATGGGAGATAATTGCTGATAAAAGACGCGCCGATCTTTTACTTTATTTAGCTTTAAGTCAATTTAGCCACTGTCCGAAAGTACGGGAATTATCCCCCGCTACCCGTGCCGATTTTAAAGCTTTATTTGGCAGTTATCGCAATGCTTGCGCTTTAGCAGAAGAAGTGTTAATAAGTGCGGGAAATCTGCCAGCGATCGCTTGTACTTGTGAAAATAGTTCTTTAGGCAAACTTTCCCGTTATTCCCTAACTATTCATATTAGCATTCTGGAAAAATTACCGATGTTATTACGCTTATATGAAGGTTGTGCTAGTCAAACTATCGGACGGTTAGAAAATGCTAATGTTATTCGTTTATCCTTTCGTCAACCCAAAATTTCCTATCTCTATTACCCCAATTTTGATACAGAAATTCATCCGATTTTAGCTACTAGCATGGATGTATATTTAGGTTCGGCTGATTTTAGTTTTCGTGATTATCGGGATAGTCCTAATCCGCCAATTTTACACGAAAAAGAGCTTTTAGTAACGGCTGATTATCCCAACTATGATAAATTGCTTCGCTTAACTCAATTAGAAAAGGATTGGGGATTGTTAGAAGATAGAAAAGCGATCGAACGTTTACAGGGTTGGCAAAAATGTTTAGAGGAGCATTGTGCTACAATCAAAGGCTATCAGATTCTGTGGCGAAAAGATGCCGATCCCTATAAAGTTAGGATTTTACGCGCTAAAATTCAGACCAGAAGAAATCAAAATAAGTCTTCCTGA
- the psb34 gene encoding photosystem II assembly protein Psb34 encodes MPYTNEEGGRLNNFAAEPKVYQAAPPTKSQQRNYLVWGVAAITLVGGLLAVAFYASQAG; translated from the coding sequence ATGCCTTATACAAACGAAGAAGGTGGACGCTTAAATAATTTCGCCGCCGAACCGAAAGTTTATCAAGCGGCTCCCCCCACTAAATCGCAACAACGTAATTATCTTGTCTGGGGCGTTGCTGCGATCACACTTGTCGGTGGACTGTTAGCCGTCGCTTTTTACGCATCCCAAGCTGGCTAA
- a CDS encoding dolichyl-phosphate-mannose--protein mannosyltransferase, with translation MSSQVKFNLSILGIFVFSLGIRFWNLSQFNTLVFDEVYYAKYGNEYLIGKEFFQSHPPLSQYLIAISIWIGSHFPADPETINNLTGSLRSTFSYRWLNAFTGSFIPLIIGAIAYQLTRRTTVFLITTFLASLDGLFLVESRYALNNIYLILFGLSGQLFFLLALQKNQKLNWLLLSGVCFGLAANIKWNGLGFLLGIFIFIGIAWLIKILNQEQSKDNLWTKATNLRLEDIFIALIIFPLVTYSLLWIPHLLVNHQYNFWQVHQEILSFHQRIKGNQSDVHPYCSPWYSWLVMGRPVAYYFKRVDDKIYDVHAMGNPFLWWFSTGAILVVFSRLFNRKERVISAYLICNYIANLLPWLKISRCTFLYHYMAAYSFTWIALAWLLADGLESSSPIYKNGSRSLIILIIFAFIYWLPIYLGIPLSVRDYYLRMIFPNWI, from the coding sequence ATGAGTTCTCAAGTAAAATTTAACCTATCTATCCTAGGGATATTTGTATTTTCTCTAGGAATAAGATTCTGGAATCTCAGTCAGTTTAATACTCTTGTTTTCGATGAAGTTTATTATGCTAAATACGGCAATGAATATCTAATCGGTAAAGAATTTTTCCAGTCTCACCCACCATTAAGTCAATATTTAATTGCTATTAGTATCTGGATTGGCTCCCATTTTCCTGCCGATCCTGAAACCATTAATAATTTAACAGGTTCCCTGCGCTCAACTTTTAGTTATCGCTGGTTAAATGCTTTCACTGGTTCTTTTATTCCCCTAATTATTGGCGCAATTGCTTATCAATTAACTCGGAGAACAACTGTATTTTTAATCACAACTTTCCTCGCCAGTTTAGACGGATTATTTCTGGTGGAATCCCGCTACGCTCTCAATAATATTTACTTAATTTTATTCGGTTTGTCTGGACAATTATTTTTTTTATTAGCACTCCAGAAAAATCAGAAACTCAATTGGTTATTATTATCGGGGGTTTGTTTCGGTTTAGCGGCAAATATTAAATGGAATGGCTTAGGATTTTTACTGGGAATATTTATTTTTATCGGTATTGCTTGGTTAATAAAAATATTGAATCAAGAGCAGTCAAAAGATAATCTTTGGACAAAGGCAACTAACCTGAGATTAGAGGACATTTTTATCGCCTTAATTATCTTTCCCCTAGTTACCTATAGTTTACTGTGGATACCGCATCTTCTCGTCAACCATCAATATAATTTTTGGCAAGTACATCAAGAAATTTTGTCATTTCATCAGAGAATAAAAGGTAATCAATCTGATGTTCATCCCTATTGTTCTCCCTGGTATAGTTGGTTAGTAATGGGGCGACCTGTGGCTTATTATTTTAAGAGAGTAGATGATAAAATTTATGATGTTCACGCTATGGGAAATCCGTTTTTGTGGTGGTTTTCTACGGGAGCAATTCTAGTAGTTTTTAGTCGATTATTTAACCGAAAAGAGCGAGTAATTTCCGCCTATCTTATCTGTAACTATATTGCTAATCTGCTGCCTTGGTTAAAAATTAGTCGCTGCACCTTTCTCTATCATTATATGGCTGCCTATAGCTTCACTTGGATTGCTCTAGCTTGGCTCTTAGCCGATGGTTTAGAAAGTTCCAGTCCTATTTATAAAAATGGCTCGCGCTCACTCATAATTTTGATAATTTTTGCTTTTATCTATTGGCTACCAATTTATTTAGGCATTCCCCTGTCAGTGCGGGATTATTATCTGAGAATGATTTTTCCCAATTGGATTTAG
- a CDS encoding Uma2 family endonuclease, which yields MMTTIRLQGLEDFELKANDPEQRMFISGVNWQQYETLLKHLEDSSSYRITYLDGMVEIMAPSRRHEVSKKNIGRLVEVYLEYAEIDFWGLGSTTLRKQEKEAGKEPDECFCLFTEKEFPDLAIEIILTSGSLKVLEVYQRLGTQEVWFWQDNQLKIYSLQENGEYILIPKSALLPDLNLELLAEYVNHPNPRLAVKEFRLRLTENSQLS from the coding sequence ATGATGACTACGATTCGGTTACAAGGATTAGAAGATTTCGAGTTAAAAGCTAATGATCCTGAACAAAGAATGTTTATTTCTGGGGTTAATTGGCAACAGTACGAAACCCTCTTAAAACATTTAGAAGATAGTTCCAGTTATCGCATTACTTACTTAGATGGAATGGTAGAAATTATGGCTCCTAGTCGTCGTCACGAAGTTAGCAAAAAAAATATCGGTAGATTGGTAGAAGTTTATTTAGAATATGCTGAAATTGATTTCTGGGGATTAGGTTCCACCACTTTGCGAAAACAGGAAAAAGAAGCGGGAAAAGAACCAGATGAATGTTTTTGTTTATTCACAGAAAAAGAGTTTCCTGATTTGGCGATAGAAATAATCTTAACCAGTGGCAGCCTGAAAGTTTTAGAAGTTTATCAAAGATTGGGAACTCAAGAGGTTTGGTTTTGGCAAGATAATCAGTTAAAAATCTATTCTTTACAAGAGAATGGCGAATATATTTTAATCCCTAAAAGTGCTTTATTACCGGATTTAAATTTAGAATTATTAGCCGAATACGTCAACCATCCTAATCCCCGTCTTGCTGTCAAAGAATTTCGCTTGCGTTTAACAGAAAATTCCCAGTTATCATAA
- a CDS encoding DNA-methyltransferase has translation MVVESQRKQKKLSSREDESRPIASKEQNSYLAEGIVDHQSTQIAPSSLLQPFSPELEKDRANKFNFLKEILVSHLGQPFYSDNGFILYQGDATDFLSKLSHSDIKIDLTVTSPPYNIGKEYERVLSINDYVDWCANWLRQIYQITQDNGALWLNVGYLEVPEKGLCVPIPYLLWDKSPFYLLQEIVWKYGAGVSTKNRLSPRNEKWLFYLKNCQEYTFNLDNIRDPNVKYPNQKKNGKYRCNPLGKNPSDVWEVPKVTTGEKRSSKERTGHPAQFPLAIVERIIQASSNPVEIILDPFAGSCSTGIAALGLGRIFVGFEIRPDYCEIAAERFKRFKKERSNTYIQGSLF, from the coding sequence ATGGTTGTAGAGTCCCAGCGGAAACAAAAAAAACTATCGTCTAGGGAAGATGAGTCTCGTCCAATTGCCAGCAAGGAACAAAACTCTTATCTAGCAGAGGGAATTGTTGATCATCAATCAACTCAGATTGCTCCTTCCTCCTTACTACAGCCATTTTCTCCAGAGTTAGAAAAAGATAGAGCCAACAAATTTAATTTTCTTAAAGAAATTCTGGTTAGTCATCTTGGTCAACCTTTTTACTCGGACAACGGCTTTATTCTTTATCAAGGAGATGCCACAGACTTTTTGTCTAAACTATCTCATAGTGACATAAAAATTGACCTCACTGTTACATCACCACCTTATAATATTGGCAAAGAATATGAACGAGTTCTTTCAATCAATGACTATGTTGATTGGTGTGCTAATTGGCTGCGGCAAATTTATCAGATTACTCAAGATAACGGTGCTTTGTGGCTAAATGTTGGTTATTTAGAAGTACCAGAAAAGGGATTATGTGTTCCGATTCCCTATCTTCTTTGGGATAAGTCTCCCTTTTATCTTTTACAAGAAATTGTCTGGAAATATGGGGCAGGTGTTTCTACAAAAAATCGTCTTAGTCCTCGCAATGAAAAATGGCTTTTTTATCTCAAAAATTGCCAAGAATATACTTTTAACTTAGACAATATTCGTGACCCTAACGTTAAGTATCCCAATCAAAAGAAAAATGGTAAATATCGTTGTAATCCCCTCGGTAAAAATCCTTCTGATGTGTGGGAAGTTCCTAAAGTCACTACAGGAGAAAAGCGCAGTTCTAAGGAAAGAACTGGACATCCCGCACAATTTCCTTTAGCAATTGTCGAGAGAATTATACAAGCTTCATCTAATCCGGTAGAAATAATTCTTGATCCCTTTGCTGGTTCTTGTTCCACGGGAATAGCGGCCTTGGGATTAGGAAGAATTTTTGTGGGTTTTGAAATTCGACCAGACTATTGCGAGATAGCTGCAGAGAGATTTAAAAGATTTAAAAAAGAAAGAAGCAATACTTATATTCAAGGCTCGTTATTCTAG
- the psbP gene encoding photosystem II reaction center PsbP, with protein MIKSLLATFLLITTLLLTGCATPIAGLQGYTSGSQGYQFLYPKGWTQVDVKKVAGVDVVFHDLIETSENLSVIINPIPDNKTLTDLGTPSEVGYRLLKNNSLNPNLDKEVELIRSESHQIDGQDYYILEYQVKLANGQERHNLASVTVNNNKLYSFNLSTSQKRWTQIQELFETIVDSFSVS; from the coding sequence ATGATTAAATCTCTTTTGGCGACTTTCCTCCTAATTACCACCCTCCTCTTAACCGGTTGTGCAACTCCCATCGCTGGACTGCAAGGATACACCAGTGGCAGCCAAGGCTATCAATTTTTATATCCTAAGGGTTGGACGCAGGTGGATGTGAAAAAAGTTGCAGGAGTAGATGTGGTTTTTCATGACCTGATCGAAACGAGCGAAAATTTAAGCGTTATTATCAATCCCATCCCCGACAATAAAACCTTAACAGATTTAGGGACACCCTCGGAAGTGGGCTATCGTCTCCTGAAAAATAACAGTCTTAACCCCAATCTCGATAAGGAAGTAGAATTAATTCGCTCAGAATCTCATCAAATCGACGGTCAAGATTATTATATCCTCGAATATCAAGTTAAATTAGCCAACGGCCAAGAACGTCATAATCTGGCCAGCGTCACGGTTAATAATAATAAACTCTATTCTTTTAATCTTTCCACTTCCCAAAAACGTTGGACGCAAATTCAAGAACTCTTTGAAACTATCGTTGATTCTTTCTCGGTTAGTTAG
- the trpS gene encoding tryptophan--tRNA ligase, with product MGKQRILSGVQPTGNLHLGNYLGAIRNWVEGQKDYDNFFCVVDLHAITVPHNPATLAEDTLAIAALYLACGIDLEYATIFVQSHVKAHTELTWLLNCITPLNWLTDMIQFKEKAIKQGENVGTGLLDYPVLMAADILLYDADKVPVGEDQKQHLELTRDIAVRINHLFGQPKQPILKLPDPMIRKEGARVMSLTDGRNKMSKSDPSEMSRINILDSPDVIAKKIKRCKTDLVKGLTFDDPERPECHNLLTLYSILSGKSKEVVGGECADLGWGQFKPMLTEVTIESLKPIREKYAQIREDKDYLATVLRQGRLKAEAVANQTLDRVKNAMGYLPPF from the coding sequence ATGGGTAAACAAAGAATCTTATCTGGTGTGCAACCAACCGGCAATTTACATTTAGGCAATTATCTCGGTGCGATCCGCAATTGGGTGGAGGGACAAAAAGACTACGATAATTTCTTTTGTGTGGTCGATTTACACGCGATCACCGTTCCCCATAATCCCGCCACTCTTGCGGAGGATACTTTAGCAATTGCCGCTTTATATTTAGCCTGCGGAATTGATTTAGAATACGCGACTATCTTTGTCCAATCCCACGTTAAGGCCCATACGGAATTAACTTGGTTATTGAATTGTATCACCCCTTTAAATTGGTTAACCGATATGATTCAATTTAAAGAAAAAGCGATTAAACAGGGGGAAAATGTTGGCACAGGTTTACTCGATTATCCCGTGCTGATGGCTGCCGATATCCTACTCTACGATGCCGATAAAGTACCCGTGGGAGAAGATCAAAAACAACATTTAGAATTAACCCGCGATATAGCCGTTAGAATTAATCATCTTTTTGGGCAACCGAAACAACCAATTTTAAAACTTCCTGATCCGATGATCCGCAAGGAAGGAGCGCGGGTGATGAGTTTAACCGATGGCCGGAATAAAATGTCTAAATCCGATCCTTCCGAGATGAGTCGGATTAATATTCTCGATAGTCCTGATGTCATTGCCAAGAAAATTAAACGCTGTAAAACCGATCTAGTTAAGGGTTTAACTTTCGATGATCCAGAACGTCCCGAATGCCATAATTTATTAACTCTCTATAGCATTTTATCGGGAAAAAGTAAAGAGGTAGTCGGGGGAGAATGTGCCGATTTAGGTTGGGGACAATTTAAACCGATGTTAACAGAAGTCACCATAGAATCTCTGAAACCTATTCGGGAAAAATACGCTCAAATTAGAGAGGATAAAGATTATTTAGCCACAGTTTTGCGGCAAGGTCGTCTCAAAGCAGAAGCGGTGGCCAATCAAACTCTCGATCGAGTCAAAAATGCCATGGGTTATTTACCACCATTTTAG